One window of Saccharopolyspora phatthalungensis genomic DNA carries:
- a CDS encoding helix-turn-helix domain-containing protein: MLSPIDADAHPAGRRTGGLCSGGAVSEHSGSPYEAFVRHRLDSRAACASGCDIVQAVSGSSHMATRRTAVIQRRTARGFTQESLAEFLQVERSTVGRWERGLVQPQPWQRPGLASALDVSPAELEELLPLSSDHQPDEQQRRSEAADAAPVALPALSTTAINHEQAPGIAALRRLVDVYDLPTDGPTRPLPELRREAEAIVKARLNSDYTKLLRKLPDLVPELTRALFLHDGLERTNAARLLIQAYRAADAIADKFGFYDLSGRIIGVMRWAAELSEDPLAVAATRYVRAETFFANGQLAAGRLMSSG, from the coding sequence ATGCTGTCGCCAATAGACGCGGATGCTCATCCAGCAGGGCGGCGAACCGGCGGGCTTTGTTCAGGCGGTGCTGTGTCAGAGCATTCAGGAAGCCCTTATGAGGCATTCGTGCGGCATCGACTCGACTCGCGTGCAGCGTGCGCTTCAGGTTGCGATATTGTCCAGGCTGTCTCGGGGAGTAGTCACATGGCCACACGTCGTACCGCGGTTATCCAGCGACGCACCGCGCGGGGTTTTACGCAGGAGTCTCTGGCCGAATTTCTTCAGGTTGAGCGATCCACCGTCGGCAGGTGGGAACGAGGACTGGTCCAGCCTCAGCCGTGGCAGCGTCCCGGCCTAGCGTCCGCACTGGACGTTTCCCCAGCTGAGCTGGAAGAGTTGCTGCCTCTGAGTTCCGATCATCAACCTGACGAACAACAACGAAGGAGCGAGGCGGCAGACGCGGCACCTGTCGCCCTGCCAGCTCTGAGCACAACGGCTATCAATCATGAGCAGGCGCCGGGGATCGCGGCATTGCGCCGTCTGGTTGATGTGTACGACTTGCCAACTGACGGGCCGACACGCCCGCTGCCGGAGCTTCGGCGTGAAGCTGAGGCGATCGTGAAGGCGCGCCTGAACTCGGATTACACAAAGCTGCTCAGAAAGTTGCCTGACCTGGTACCGGAACTGACGCGTGCACTGTTCCTGCACGACGGGCTCGAACGCACTAATGCGGCACGACTGCTGATACAGGCGTACCGCGCCGCAGACGCGATCGCTGACAAGTTCGGCTTCTACGACCTTTCCGGACGGATCATCGGGGTGATGCGGTGGGCGGCCGAACTATCAGAAGACCCGTTGGCGGTTGCCGCGACGAGGTATGTGCGTGCCGAGACTTTCTTCGCAAACGGCCAGCTTGCGGCGGGCCGGCTCATGTCGTCCGGATAG